The Ensifer adhaerens genome contains a region encoding:
- a CDS encoding CocE/NonD family hydrolase codes for MSVVTTFPRAVRCLDPIFIPMRDGCRLAATIWLPEDAEASPVPAILELIPYRRRDGTVFRDVKMHPYVAGHGFACCRVDIRGSGDSEGVLTDEYTEQEFDDAEDIIAWLAAEPWSTGAVGMTGISWGGFNALQVAARRPAALKAVIALCCSDDRYADDVHYAGGCLLTEDAMWSSFILGLGALPPDPQIVGARWREMWKERLEASTCWSDVWLQHQRRDAYWQRGSICEDFSKVDIPVYAISGWDDTYFNAVPRLLEGLSGPRKGLVGPWSHAYPFLGEPGPAIGYMQEAIRWWRHWLCGIDTGIMDEPVYTAWIMDPHRPAPFYADHPGRWVGEPSWPSPNAETRTLQLNARGLADEPVAGEAVVLSTPMVTMRDFGRFGGYGGEAPDMALDQRREDGLGLVFDSDPLTTDVDILGACEVEFRGICDVADAQLVAKICDVAPDGTSTLVTWGCLNLTHRNGHAEPETLRPGEAFAARITLGHIGRRFPAGHRLRLVLTTQLWPILWPSPQRPTIRLLPGSSQLLLPVRIPVIGEVAPSFAPVEIAPPLEVTEIAPLQHRREIRRDVGSGREAVALTSDFGRYWLPDRSILTAACVVDRMELTDGDPLSATLETGWGMAFTSGEANVETRSKVTLTSTATQFRLQWQLLALEQGEVVFERTGERHIDRDHL; via the coding sequence ATGTCCGTTGTCACCACCTTTCCGCGCGCCGTGCGCTGCCTCGACCCCATCTTCATCCCGATGCGCGATGGCTGCCGGTTGGCCGCGACGATCTGGTTGCCCGAAGACGCCGAGGCTTCGCCGGTACCCGCGATCCTCGAACTCATTCCTTACCGCCGCCGCGATGGAACCGTCTTTCGCGACGTCAAGATGCACCCTTATGTCGCTGGTCACGGCTTTGCCTGCTGCCGCGTCGACATTCGCGGCTCCGGCGACAGCGAGGGCGTCCTGACCGACGAATACACCGAGCAGGAGTTCGACGACGCCGAGGACATCATCGCCTGGCTTGCCGCTGAGCCCTGGTCGACCGGTGCCGTCGGCATGACCGGCATCTCCTGGGGTGGCTTCAACGCCCTGCAGGTTGCCGCGAGGCGGCCGGCGGCACTGAAGGCGGTGATCGCGCTCTGCTGCTCCGACGATCGCTACGCCGACGACGTACACTATGCCGGCGGCTGCCTTTTGACCGAAGACGCCATGTGGTCGTCCTTCATCCTGGGGCTCGGCGCCCTGCCGCCGGATCCGCAGATCGTCGGTGCGCGCTGGCGGGAGATGTGGAAGGAGCGGCTGGAGGCTTCCACCTGCTGGTCCGACGTATGGCTTCAGCATCAGCGTCGCGACGCCTATTGGCAGCGCGGCTCCATCTGCGAGGATTTCTCCAAGGTGGATATTCCCGTCTATGCGATCAGCGGTTGGGACGACACCTATTTCAATGCTGTGCCACGGCTGCTGGAAGGCCTCTCGGGGCCGCGCAAGGGCCTGGTCGGCCCGTGGTCGCATGCCTATCCGTTCCTCGGGGAGCCCGGCCCTGCGATCGGTTACATGCAGGAGGCGATCCGCTGGTGGCGGCACTGGCTCTGCGGCATCGACACCGGCATCATGGACGAGCCCGTCTATACCGCCTGGATCATGGATCCGCATCGGCCGGCCCCGTTCTATGCCGATCACCCCGGCCGCTGGGTCGGCGAGCCATCCTGGCCGTCGCCGAACGCAGAGACCCGCACCCTCCAGCTGAACGCCAGGGGGTTGGCAGACGAGCCGGTTGCCGGCGAGGCGGTCGTTCTCTCGACGCCGATGGTGACGATGCGCGACTTCGGCCGTTTCGGCGGCTACGGCGGCGAGGCTCCTGACATGGCGCTCGACCAGCGCCGGGAAGACGGCCTCGGCCTCGTCTTCGACAGCGATCCGCTCACCACCGACGTCGACATTCTGGGGGCCTGTGAGGTCGAGTTCCGCGGTATCTGCGATGTCGCCGACGCTCAGCTGGTTGCGAAAATCTGCGATGTCGCCCCGGACGGCACGTCGACGCTGGTCACCTGGGGATGCCTGAACCTCACCCACCGCAACGGCCACGCGGAACCGGAAACTCTACGGCCGGGCGAGGCGTTCGCAGCCCGTATCACGCTCGGCCACATAGGCCGCCGTTTTCCGGCGGGCCATCGCTTGCGGCTGGTGCTGACAACGCAGCTCTGGCCGATCCTCTGGCCGTCGCCACAGAGGCCGACCATCCGGCTTCTTCCGGGTTCGTCGCAGCTCCTGCTGCCGGTGCGGATCCCAGTCATCGGCGAGGTGGCGCCCTCCTTCGCGCCGGTCGAGATCGCGCCGCCGCTCGAGGTCACCGAAATCGCACCGTTGCAGCACCGCCGCGAAATTCGCCGCGATGTCGGTTCCGGACGCGAAGCGGTGGCACTCACCAGCGACTTCGGCCGCTACTGGCTGCCCGATCGCTCGATCCTCACGGCCGCCTGCGTTGTCGACCGCATGGAGCTCACCGACGGAGACCCGCTTTCGGCCACGTTGGAGACCGGCTGGGGCATGGCCTTCACCAGCGGCGAGGCCAATGTCGAAACGCGCTCGAAGGTCACGCTGACATCCACTGCAACCCAGTTTCGCCTGCAATGGCAGCTTCTCGCCCTGGAACAGGGAGAGGTCGTCTTCGAACGCACCGGCGAACGACACATCGACCGGGATCACCTCTAG
- a CDS encoding MFS transporter, with product MSQVQSLPVWSIASPLAGGALHAAGSGLFHTLLPLRLVSAGDGASVVGLAVMAESAGFLVGCIGSTRLIRSVGEVRAYAAFSALAAVLLLSIAFNPGIAVLMALMAVMGFVNAGQTVIIESWLNAMVPNSGRGRALTLYVLVIGLFYGLGQLLARDIDPSGNDMLMFSAAFYVLALVPVTAIWVGEPQLHAPVGIHILRAFRTTPLGAFACLLTGLISSTFANIGSLYVLDLGFTQDRIALLMSAVVLGALFLQFPLGALSDKLDRINMMLTLAVVLVAVCGLFFTITVATPFWMLLVLFSVFGGISEIFYPLGVAHANDRAEPADFVPLSSNLLLIWAFGGTIGPLIGATGIDRFGANAFFWYAGSLSVAFALFALWRRLSRARVKRRKDFVTYPQTSPEVYQWLPADDHQTPRKDEKR from the coding sequence ATGAGCCAGGTGCAAAGCCTGCCCGTTTGGTCGATTGCGTCGCCGCTTGCCGGCGGGGCGCTGCATGCGGCCGGATCGGGACTGTTTCACACCTTGTTGCCGCTGCGGCTGGTCTCTGCCGGCGATGGCGCGAGTGTCGTCGGTCTCGCCGTCATGGCAGAAAGTGCCGGCTTTCTCGTCGGCTGCATCGGCTCGACCCGCCTCATCCGCTCGGTGGGAGAAGTGCGCGCCTACGCGGCTTTTTCTGCGCTTGCAGCCGTGCTCCTGCTCTCGATCGCCTTCAACCCGGGGATCGCCGTGCTCATGGCATTGATGGCGGTGATGGGCTTCGTCAATGCCGGTCAGACCGTCATCATCGAAAGCTGGCTGAACGCCATGGTTCCAAACAGCGGGCGCGGCCGGGCGCTGACGCTCTATGTTCTCGTGATCGGCCTGTTCTACGGGCTCGGCCAGTTGCTGGCGCGCGATATCGATCCCTCGGGCAACGACATGCTGATGTTCTCGGCAGCCTTCTACGTGCTGGCGCTGGTGCCCGTGACCGCGATCTGGGTGGGCGAGCCGCAGCTGCACGCGCCGGTCGGCATCCATATCCTGCGGGCGTTCCGAACCACTCCGCTCGGGGCCTTCGCCTGTCTGCTGACGGGGCTCATTTCTTCGACGTTTGCCAACATCGGTTCGCTCTACGTGCTCGATCTCGGCTTCACGCAGGACCGCATCGCGCTTCTGATGTCGGCCGTCGTGCTTGGCGCGCTCTTCCTGCAGTTTCCCTTGGGGGCGCTTTCCGACAAACTCGACCGCATCAACATGATGCTGACGCTCGCCGTCGTCCTCGTCGCGGTGTGCGGCCTGTTCTTCACGATCACGGTCGCAACGCCGTTCTGGATGCTGCTGGTGCTCTTTTCGGTTTTCGGCGGGATTTCCGAAATCTTCTATCCCCTTGGCGTGGCACATGCCAACGATCGGGCGGAGCCTGCGGATTTCGTACCGCTCTCGTCCAATCTCCTGCTGATCTGGGCTTTTGGCGGCACCATCGGACCGTTGATCGGAGCGACCGGGATTGATCGCTTCGGCGCGAATGCCTTCTTCTGGTATGCCGGCTCTCTTTCCGTCGCCTTTGCCCTTTTTGCCCTCTGGCGCCGCCTCAGCCGTGCCCGCGTGAAGCGCCGCAAGGATTTCGTCACCTATCCGCAGACCTCGCCTGAGGTCTACCAGTGGCTGCCTGCCGACGACCATCAGACCCCCAGGAAAGACGAGAAACGTTGA